A window of Macadamia integrifolia cultivar HAES 741 unplaced genomic scaffold, SCU_Mint_v3 scaffold2520, whole genome shotgun sequence contains these coding sequences:
- the LOC122066675 gene encoding protein MAINTENANCE OF PSII UNDER HIGH LIGHT 1: MACASQALISANTCSFPSSRFLKKHKGNGKGDLFTIRASSTSDAEESDCNDEECAPDKEVGKVSVEWLAGEKTKVVGTFPPRKKGWTGYVEKDTAGQTNIYSVEPAVYVAESAISSGTAGTSSEGSENTVAIAAGLALIFVAAASSILIQVGKTSPQVQASEYAGPSLSYYINKFKPAEIIQASIPAQPENSPAVVESSASSS; the protein is encoded by the exons ATGGCTTGTGCTTCTCAAGCTCTGATTTCTGCAAATACTTGCTCTTTTCCCTCTTCTAGATTTTTGAAGAAACACAAAGGGAATGGTAAGGGTGACTTGTTCACAATCCGAGCTTCATCCACCTCTGATGCTGAGGAATCTGACTGCAATGATGAAGAATGTGCCCCTGATAAGGAG GTTGGTAAGGTCAGCGTGGAATGGTTAGCGGGTGAGAAGACCAAAGTGGTTGGGACATTCCCACCTCGTAAAAAGGGTTGGACCGGCTATGTTGAGAAGGACACTGCAGGGCAGACTAACATATATTCAGTGGAG CCAGCTGTCTACGTTGCAGAAAGTGCAATAAGCTCAGGGACTGCAGGCACTTCTTCTGAAGGATCTGAGAATACAGTGGCAATTGCTGCCGGCTTGGCTCTCATCTTCGTCGCTGCTGCTTCTTCAATACTAATACAAGTTGGTAAAACCTCCCCTCAGGTGCAAGCCTCAGAATATGCTGGCCCATCTCTTAGTTATTATATCAACAAGTTTAAGCCAGCAGAAATCATCCAGGCTTCAATCCCAGCCCAGCCTGAAAATTCTCCAGCTGTAGTTGAAAGTTCTGCTTCCTCAAGTTGA